One Paroedura picta isolate Pp20150507F chromosome 3, Ppicta_v3.0, whole genome shotgun sequence genomic window carries:
- the LOC143831450 gene encoding myoD family inhibitor-like has product MSAVDSDAPGGTEGRQAEPGQDPADSPKVTPGSELPNPTSPGITSFPFPQGKVPLHPVYANGFGVPPGSVRQQPRASGKQRISSTASIYSKSSQKSCKSTASQIQEVAGDDRCAHCALACLFCEFISLCSLALDCVGGGGCLKACCNGDSEEPLTECCCCCGEAGRGNFPCGFGCGMLQDCCGSSDCLEICMECCSICFPA; this is encoded by the exons ATGTCTGCTGTTGACTCAGATGCACCTGGCGGGACTGAAGGAAGACAGGCAGAACCTGGTCAGGACCCAGCGGACTCTCCAAAAGTCACTCCAGGCTCAG AACTCCCAAATCCCACCAGCCCTGGCATCACCAGCTTCCCTTTTCCGCAGGGAAAGGTCCCCCTCCATCCTGTCTACGCCAACGGCTTCGGCGTCCCCCCAGGCTCTGTTAGGCAGCAGCCACGGGCGTCCGGCAAGCAGCGCATCAGCTCTACTGCTTCCATCTACTCCAAAAGCAGCCAAAAGAGCTGCAAATCGACAGCTTCTCAgatccaggaggtggctggagatg ACCGCTGTGCCCACtgtgcccttgcctgcctcttctGCGAGTTCATCTCCCTCTGCTCGCTGGCTCTGGACTGTGTGGGCGGCGGGGGCTGCCTGAAAGCCTGCTGCAATGGGGACAGCGAAGAACCCCTGacggagtgctgctgctgctgcggggagGCGGGCAGAGGGAATTTCCCCTGTGGGTTCGGCTGCGGGATGCTGCAGGACTGCTGCGGTTCTTCGGACTGCCTTGAGATCTGCATGGAGTGCTGCTCCATCTGCTTCCCGGCTTGA